In Pseudophryne corroboree isolate aPseCor3 chromosome 7, aPseCor3.hap2, whole genome shotgun sequence, a single window of DNA contains:
- the MED9 gene encoding mediator of RNA polymerase II transcription subunit 9 has protein sequence MATGGPARAGEEPGEEEEEEEEAGEEEEDEYTFLPLVHDIIKCMDKDSQDVYQELNELKNKFQVMRKQIGNMPGIDMSPEQQQQLLQSLRGQVQTKNQLLQKYKGLCMFEIPKD, from the exons ATGGCTACCGGCGGCCCGGCGAGAGCAGGCGAAGAGCCcggggaggaggaagaagaggaggaggaggccggCGAGGAAGAGGAGGATGAGTACACCTTCTTACCGCTGGTGCACGACATCATCAAGTG CATGGACAAAGACAGCCAGGATGTTTACCAGGAGCTAAATGAGCTGAAGAACAAGTTCCAGGTGATGAGGAAGCAAATCGGCAACATGCCCGGGATTGATATGAgtccagagcagcagcagcagcttctccagAGCCTGCGAGGGCAGGTGCAGACTAAGAACCAGCTGTTGCAGAAGTACAAGGGTCTCTGCATGTTCGAGATCCCCAAGGACTAG